From Camelina sativa cultivar DH55 chromosome 20, Cs, whole genome shotgun sequence, the proteins below share one genomic window:
- the LOC104771985 gene encoding casein kinase II subunit beta-1 isoform X2: MYRERGTANSRPEVVDRKRINDALERPSPSTSRQVNGKGKGTVTAATASSVLMGKKQQQQSNDSHSRDSRSASLSKNNNVSDDESDTDSEESDVSGSDGEDTSWISWFCNLRGNEFFCEVDDDYIQDDFNLCGLSSLVPYYEYALDLILDVESSHEEQNELIESAAEMLYGLIHARYILTSKGLAAMLDKYKNYDFGRCPRVYCCGQPCLPVGQSDLPRSSTVKIYCPKCEDIYYPRSKYQGNIDGAYFGTTFPHLFLMTYGHLKPPKATQNYVQRVFGFKLHKP, translated from the exons ATGTATAGAGAAAGAGGTACGGCGAATTCGAGACCTGAGGTTGTGGATCGTAAACGGATCAACGACGCTCTCGAACGGCCTTCTCCGTCAACGTCTCGTCAAGTTAACGGTAAAGGCAAAGGAACCGTCACGGCGGCGACGGCGAGCTCCGTTTTGATGgggaagaagcagcagcagcagtcgAATGATAGCCATAGTAGAGATTCGCGTTCTGCTTCTCTCTCTAAGAACAATAATGTTTCTGACG ATGAATCAGATACAGATAGTGAGGAATCAGATGTTAGTGGGTCTGATGGAGAGGACACTTCATGGATATCTTGGTTCTGTAATTTACGAGGGAACGAGTTCTTTTGTGAAGTTGATGACGATTACATTCAAGATGACTTCAACTTGTGTGGACTCAGCAGTCTAGTTCCTTACTACGAGTACGCTCTTGATTTGATCTTGGATGTTGAATCTTCTCACG AGGAACAGAATGAGTTGATCGAGTCAGCTGCTGAGATGCTTTATGGACTGATTCATGCTCGTTACATATTGACAAGCAAAGGGTTGGCTGCTATG TTAGACAAGTATAAAAATTATGACTTTGGAAGATGCCCAAGAGTTTATTGCTGTGGCCAACCTTGTCTTCCGGTTGGCCAATCCGATTTACCTCGATCTAGCACAGTGAAGATATATTGCCCAAAATGTGAAGATATTTATTACCCACGATCGAAGTATCAAGGCA ACATTGATGGAGCTTACTTTGGGACAACGTTTCCACATCTGTTCTTGATGACTTATGGGCATCTGAAACCACCAAAGGCAACACAAAACTATGTTCAAAGAGTGTTTGGGTTCAAATTACACAAACCGTGA
- the LOC104771987 gene encoding regulator of nonsense transcripts 1 homolog isoform X1 has protein sequence MLRAPSSILHRLQGFQIKKAIEEETSQRARRSFLMDSQQSDLFDTVSQPDTVADAYNFLEFDTQGDSEFDYPEFGSPTAWPTPSDSISIADASDRGGGGAAADHHSEASSPSSLSAGAGNGAKSGRGGVSSSSQVDALAAGIGNLNLEETGDDDGFDYGQNDFTEHACKYCGISNPACVVRCNVASCRKWFCNSRGNTSGSHIVNHLVRAKHKEVCLHRDSPLGETILECYNCGCRNVFLLGFISLKTDSVVVLLCRDPCLNVNALKDMNWDLSQWCPLIDDRCFLPWLVKVPSEQEQLRACQISAQQINKIEELWKTNPDATLEDFEKPGVDDEPQPVQPKYEDAYQYQNVFAPLIKLEADYEKEENELRLVPGDELRLRYSGDAAHPAWQSVGHVIKLTAQEEVALELRANQGVPIDVNHGFSVDFVWKSTSFDRMQGAMKNFAVYETSVSGYIYHQLLGHEVEAQMVHNTLPRRFGVPG, from the exons ATGCTTCGAGCACCATCTTCaattcttcatcgtcttcaag ggtttcaaatcAAAAAAGCAATTGAAGAAGAGACGAGTCAAAGAGCGAGACGATCTTTTCTAATGGATTCTCAACAGAGCGATCTCTTTGACACCGTATCGCAGCCTGACACGGTGGCCGACGCGTATAACTTTTTGGAATTCGATACTCAAGGTGATTCGGAGTTTGATTACCCGGAGTTTGGATCACCGACGGCATGGCCTACCCCATCTGATTCTATTTCCATCGCTGACGCTTCCGATCgtggtggaggaggagctgCCGCGGATCATCATTCCGAGGCTTCGTCTCCTTCTTCCCTCTCTGCCGGTGCCGGTAATGGTGCAAAATCGGGACGTGGTGGTGTTAGTAGTAGTAGTCAGGTTGATGCATTGGCCGCTGGTATCGGAAATTTGAACTTGGAGGAGACtggagatgatgatggtttCGATTATGGTCAGAATGATTTCACGGAGCACGCTTGTAAGTATTGTGGTATCTCGAACCCTGCTTGTGTGGTTAGGTGTAATGTGGCTTCCTGTAGAAAGTGGTTCTGCAATTCAAGGGGGAACACCTCGGGCTCGCATATTGTGAATCATCTG GTTCGAGCTAAACACAAGGAAGTTTGTCTCCATAGAGACAGTCCACTAGGGGAAACAATTCTTGAATGCTACAACTGTGGGTGTCGAAATGTCTTTCTCCTCGGTTTCATCTCATTAAAGACAGACAGTGTCGTCGTCCTTCTCTGTAGAGATCCTTGTTTAAATGTTAATGCCCTCAAGGATATGAACTGGGACCTAAGTCAGTG GTGTCCCTTGATTGACGATAGGTGTTTCCTCCCCTGGCTTGTTAAG GTCCCATCAGAGCAGGAACAGCTGCGGGCATGCCAAATTAGCGCACAGCAAATAAACAAGATAGAGGAATTATGGAAGACAAATCCGGATGCTACTCTTGAAGACTTTGAAAAACCTGGTGTAGACGATGAACCTCAGCCTGTTCAACCTAAGTATGAAGATGCATATCAG TATCAAAATGTGTTTGCACCTCTAATCAAGCTTGAAGCAGACTATGAGAAG GAGGAAAATGAATTACGATTGGTGCCGGGTGATGAACTACGTCTGCGCTACTCAGGAGATGCTGCTCATCCAGCCTGGCAATCAGTTGGACATGTG ATCAAGCTAACGGCACAAGAGGAGGTTGCTCTTGAACTCCGAGCTAATCAG GGAGTTCCGATTGACGTGAACCATGGATTCAGTGTTGATTTTGTTTGGAAAAGTACAAGCTTTGATCGAATGCAGGGAGCAATGAAGAACTTTGCGGTATATGAAACAAGTGTGAGTGG TTATATTTACCATCAGTTGCTCGGACATGAAGTTGAGGCGCAGATGGTTCATAACACACTACCTAGACGTTTTGGGGTACCTG GTTAA
- the LOC104771987 gene encoding regulator of nonsense transcripts 1 homolog isoform X3: MLRAPSSILHRLQGFQIKKAIEEETSQRARRSFLMDSQQSDLFDTVSQPDTVADAYNFLEFDTQGDSEFDYPEFGSPTAWPTPSDSISIADASDRGGGGAAADHHSEASSPSSLSAGAGNGAKSGRGGVSSSSQVDALAAGIGNLNLEETGDDDGFDYGQNDFTEHACKYCGISNPACVVRCNVASCRKWFCNSRGNTSGSHIVNHLVRAKHKEVCLHRDSPLGETILECYNCGCRNVFLLGFISLKTDSVVVLLCRDPCLNVNALKDMNWDLSQWCPLIDDRCFLPWLVKVPSEQEQLRACQISAQQINKIEELWKTNPDATLEDFEKPGVDDEPQPVQPKYEDAYQYQNVFAPLIKLEADYEKMMKESQSKENLTVPDLIRTFPDLNF, from the exons ATGCTTCGAGCACCATCTTCaattcttcatcgtcttcaag ggtttcaaatcAAAAAAGCAATTGAAGAAGAGACGAGTCAAAGAGCGAGACGATCTTTTCTAATGGATTCTCAACAGAGCGATCTCTTTGACACCGTATCGCAGCCTGACACGGTGGCCGACGCGTATAACTTTTTGGAATTCGATACTCAAGGTGATTCGGAGTTTGATTACCCGGAGTTTGGATCACCGACGGCATGGCCTACCCCATCTGATTCTATTTCCATCGCTGACGCTTCCGATCgtggtggaggaggagctgCCGCGGATCATCATTCCGAGGCTTCGTCTCCTTCTTCCCTCTCTGCCGGTGCCGGTAATGGTGCAAAATCGGGACGTGGTGGTGTTAGTAGTAGTAGTCAGGTTGATGCATTGGCCGCTGGTATCGGAAATTTGAACTTGGAGGAGACtggagatgatgatggtttCGATTATGGTCAGAATGATTTCACGGAGCACGCTTGTAAGTATTGTGGTATCTCGAACCCTGCTTGTGTGGTTAGGTGTAATGTGGCTTCCTGTAGAAAGTGGTTCTGCAATTCAAGGGGGAACACCTCGGGCTCGCATATTGTGAATCATCTG GTTCGAGCTAAACACAAGGAAGTTTGTCTCCATAGAGACAGTCCACTAGGGGAAACAATTCTTGAATGCTACAACTGTGGGTGTCGAAATGTCTTTCTCCTCGGTTTCATCTCATTAAAGACAGACAGTGTCGTCGTCCTTCTCTGTAGAGATCCTTGTTTAAATGTTAATGCCCTCAAGGATATGAACTGGGACCTAAGTCAGTG GTGTCCCTTGATTGACGATAGGTGTTTCCTCCCCTGGCTTGTTAAG GTCCCATCAGAGCAGGAACAGCTGCGGGCATGCCAAATTAGCGCACAGCAAATAAACAAGATAGAGGAATTATGGAAGACAAATCCGGATGCTACTCTTGAAGACTTTGAAAAACCTGGTGTAGACGATGAACCTCAGCCTGTTCAACCTAAGTATGAAGATGCATATCAG TATCAAAATGTGTTTGCACCTCTAATCAAGCTTGAAGCAGACTATGAGAAG ATGATGAAAGAGTCTCAAAGCAAGGAAAACCTCACAGTTCCCGATTTGATTAGAACATTTCCCGATTTGAACTTTTGA
- the LOC109131403 gene encoding uncharacterized protein LOC109131403, giving the protein MVSSKGVEMDLDKAIYEMSLEDKPLVLSDQAKFCSMEKNYCSILGRFLNPSNQRMSNWILDMPRIWRIQNRVRGVALSQEKFQFFFKSEDDLEDILKAGVWTQDEWCVVMERWSVKPSTDHLMFLPVWIRLRNIPVNYYTKETIQEIAECAGKVLQVLFDSEKSQAQDYVRVRVLLDVRKPLRNSKEVQLPSGELVLISFDYERIRKRCFQCQRLTHEKTVCPFNYSSEVGNHPSTSKSLDKQKGLLIHESDHDVSQQAPPKLLADALKEPSFQNQLVSLKKKNDDIFSGFSDVSFSSGCNPGVFEASSSGLSVKQKNPQKRKSPCIKKDKATKDMVEEQKVSTNEKQPDKVCKRKTLIVRNTSYKCLKLDKNTVVPEEPPMYE; this is encoded by the coding sequence ATGGTCTCTTCTAAAGGTGTAGAAATGGATCTAGATAAAGCAATTTACGAGATGTCATTAGAAGACAAACCTCTAGTTCTTTCTGATCAAGCGAAATTCTGTTCTATGGAAAAGAATTACTGTAGTATTCTGGGCAGGTTCTTAAATCCCAGTAATCAGAGGATGTCTAATTGGATATTAGATATGCCCAGAATCTGGAGGATTCAGAATAGAGTTCGTGGTGTGGCTTTATCTCAGGAAAAAttccagttttttttcaaatcagaGGATGATTTAGAGGATATCCTAAAAGCAGGAGTCTGGACACAAGATGAGTGGTGTGTCGTAATGGAAAGATGGAGTGTAAAACCATCAACTGATCATCTAATGTTTCTTCCAGTCTGGATCCGTCTGAGAAATATTCCGGTAAATTACTACACAAAGGAGACAATTCAGGAAATAGCGGAATGTGCCGGTAAAGTGTTACAGGTGCTGTTTGACTCTGAAAAATCTCAAGCTCAAGACTATGTGCGAGTTAGAGTTCTACTTGATGTCAGAAAGCCTCTAAGAAATTCAAAGGAAGTTCAACTTCCGTCTGGAGAACTAGTTTTAATAAGCTTTGATTATGAAAGGATCCGAAAAAGATGTTTTCAGTGTCAAAGGTTGACACATGAAAAAACTGTATGTCCTTTTAATTACTCATCAGAGGTAGGAAATCATCCATCCACATCAAAGAGCTTGGATAAGCAGAAAGGTTTGCTAATTCATGAATCAGATCATGATGTTTCTCAACAAGCTCCTCCTAAACTGCTAGCTGATGCTTTAAAAGAACCTTCATTTCAGAATCAGTTAGTCtctttgaagaaaaagaatgatGATATCTTTTCAGGATTTTCAGATGTTTCCTTTTCCTCGGGATGTAACCCTGGTGTTTTTGAAGCTAGTTCATCGGGATTAAGTGTCAAACAGAAAAACcctcaaaaaagaaaatctccTTGCATCAAAAAAGACAAAGCAACAAAGGATATGGTTGAAGAACAAAAGGTTAGTACTAATGAAAAGCAGCCGGATAAAGTTTGTAAGAGGAAAACTCTGATAGTAAGAAATACGTCATACAAATGCCTTAAGCTTGACAAAAACACGGTGGTTCCAGAGGAACCGCCGATGTATGAGTAA
- the LOC104771987 gene encoding regulator of nonsense transcripts 1 homolog isoform X2, producing MLRAPSSILHRLQGFQIKKAIEEETSQRARRSFLMDSQQSDLFDTVSQPDTVADAYNFLEFDTQGDSEFDYPEFGSPTAWPTPSDSISIADASDRGGGGAAADHHSEASSPSSLSAGAGNGAKSGRGGVSSSSQVDALAAGIGNLNLEETGDDDGFDYGQNDFTEHACKYCGISNPACVVRCNVASCRKWFCNSRGNTSGSHIVNHLVRAKHKEVCLHRDSPLGETILECYNCGCRNVFLLGFISLKTDSVVVLLCRDPCLNVNALKDMNWDLSQWCPLIDDRCFLPWLVKVPSEQEQLRACQISAQQINKIEELWKTNPDATLEDFEKPGVDDEPQPVQPKYEDAYQEENELRLVPGDELRLRYSGDAAHPAWQSVGHVIKLTAQEEVALELRANQGVPIDVNHGFSVDFVWKSTSFDRMQGAMKNFAVYETSVSGYIYHQLLGHEVEAQMVHNTLPRRFGVPG from the exons ATGCTTCGAGCACCATCTTCaattcttcatcgtcttcaag ggtttcaaatcAAAAAAGCAATTGAAGAAGAGACGAGTCAAAGAGCGAGACGATCTTTTCTAATGGATTCTCAACAGAGCGATCTCTTTGACACCGTATCGCAGCCTGACACGGTGGCCGACGCGTATAACTTTTTGGAATTCGATACTCAAGGTGATTCGGAGTTTGATTACCCGGAGTTTGGATCACCGACGGCATGGCCTACCCCATCTGATTCTATTTCCATCGCTGACGCTTCCGATCgtggtggaggaggagctgCCGCGGATCATCATTCCGAGGCTTCGTCTCCTTCTTCCCTCTCTGCCGGTGCCGGTAATGGTGCAAAATCGGGACGTGGTGGTGTTAGTAGTAGTAGTCAGGTTGATGCATTGGCCGCTGGTATCGGAAATTTGAACTTGGAGGAGACtggagatgatgatggtttCGATTATGGTCAGAATGATTTCACGGAGCACGCTTGTAAGTATTGTGGTATCTCGAACCCTGCTTGTGTGGTTAGGTGTAATGTGGCTTCCTGTAGAAAGTGGTTCTGCAATTCAAGGGGGAACACCTCGGGCTCGCATATTGTGAATCATCTG GTTCGAGCTAAACACAAGGAAGTTTGTCTCCATAGAGACAGTCCACTAGGGGAAACAATTCTTGAATGCTACAACTGTGGGTGTCGAAATGTCTTTCTCCTCGGTTTCATCTCATTAAAGACAGACAGTGTCGTCGTCCTTCTCTGTAGAGATCCTTGTTTAAATGTTAATGCCCTCAAGGATATGAACTGGGACCTAAGTCAGTG GTGTCCCTTGATTGACGATAGGTGTTTCCTCCCCTGGCTTGTTAAG GTCCCATCAGAGCAGGAACAGCTGCGGGCATGCCAAATTAGCGCACAGCAAATAAACAAGATAGAGGAATTATGGAAGACAAATCCGGATGCTACTCTTGAAGACTTTGAAAAACCTGGTGTAGACGATGAACCTCAGCCTGTTCAACCTAAGTATGAAGATGCATATCAG GAGGAAAATGAATTACGATTGGTGCCGGGTGATGAACTACGTCTGCGCTACTCAGGAGATGCTGCTCATCCAGCCTGGCAATCAGTTGGACATGTG ATCAAGCTAACGGCACAAGAGGAGGTTGCTCTTGAACTCCGAGCTAATCAG GGAGTTCCGATTGACGTGAACCATGGATTCAGTGTTGATTTTGTTTGGAAAAGTACAAGCTTTGATCGAATGCAGGGAGCAATGAAGAACTTTGCGGTATATGAAACAAGTGTGAGTGG TTATATTTACCATCAGTTGCTCGGACATGAAGTTGAGGCGCAGATGGTTCATAACACACTACCTAGACGTTTTGGGGTACCTG GTTAA
- the LOC109131404 gene encoding regulator of nonsense transcripts 1 homolog, protein MNWDLSQWCPLIDDRCFLPWLVKVPSEQEQLRACQISAQQINKIEELWKTNPDATLEDFEKPGVDDEPQPVQPKYEDAYQYQNVFAPLIKLEADYEKMMKESQSKENLTVPDLIRTFPDLNF, encoded by the exons ATGAACTGGGACCTAAGTCAGTGGTGTCCCTTGATTGACGATAGGTGTTTCCTCCCCTGGCTTGTTAAG GTCCCATCAGAGCAGGAACAGCTGCGGGCATGCCAAATTAGCGCACAGCAAATAAACAAGATAGAGGAATTATGGAAGACAAATCCGGATGCTACTCTTGAAGACTTTGAAAAACCTGGTGTAGACGATGAACCTCAGCCTGTTCAACCTAAGTATGAAGATGCATATCAG TATCAAAATGTGTTTGCACCTCTAATCAAGCTTGAAGCAGACTATGAGAAG ATGATGAAAGAGTCTCAAAGCAAGGAAAACCTCACAGTTCCCGATTTGATTAGAACATTTCCCGATTTGAACTTTTGA
- the LOC104771985 gene encoding casein kinase II subunit beta-1 isoform X1: MYRERGTANSRPEVVDRKRINDALERPSPSTSRQVNGKGKGTVTAATASSVLMGKKQQQQSNDSHSRDSRSASLSKNNNVSDDESDTDSEESDVSGSDGEDTSWISWFCNLRGNEFFCEVDDDYIQDDFNLCGLSSLVPYYEYALDLILDVESSHGEMFTEEQNELIESAAEMLYGLIHARYILTSKGLAAMLDKYKNYDFGRCPRVYCCGQPCLPVGQSDLPRSSTVKIYCPKCEDIYYPRSKYQGNIDGAYFGTTFPHLFLMTYGHLKPPKATQNYVQRVFGFKLHKP, from the exons ATGTATAGAGAAAGAGGTACGGCGAATTCGAGACCTGAGGTTGTGGATCGTAAACGGATCAACGACGCTCTCGAACGGCCTTCTCCGTCAACGTCTCGTCAAGTTAACGGTAAAGGCAAAGGAACCGTCACGGCGGCGACGGCGAGCTCCGTTTTGATGgggaagaagcagcagcagcagtcgAATGATAGCCATAGTAGAGATTCGCGTTCTGCTTCTCTCTCTAAGAACAATAATGTTTCTGACG ATGAATCAGATACAGATAGTGAGGAATCAGATGTTAGTGGGTCTGATGGAGAGGACACTTCATGGATATCTTGGTTCTGTAATTTACGAGGGAACGAGTTCTTTTGTGAAGTTGATGACGATTACATTCAAGATGACTTCAACTTGTGTGGACTCAGCAGTCTAGTTCCTTACTACGAGTACGCTCTTGATTTGATCTTGGATGTTGAATCTTCTCACG GAGAGATGTTTACAGAGGAACAGAATGAGTTGATCGAGTCAGCTGCTGAGATGCTTTATGGACTGATTCATGCTCGTTACATATTGACAAGCAAAGGGTTGGCTGCTATG TTAGACAAGTATAAAAATTATGACTTTGGAAGATGCCCAAGAGTTTATTGCTGTGGCCAACCTTGTCTTCCGGTTGGCCAATCCGATTTACCTCGATCTAGCACAGTGAAGATATATTGCCCAAAATGTGAAGATATTTATTACCCACGATCGAAGTATCAAGGCA ACATTGATGGAGCTTACTTTGGGACAACGTTTCCACATCTGTTCTTGATGACTTATGGGCATCTGAAACCACCAAAGGCAACACAAAACTATGTTCAAAGAGTGTTTGGGTTCAAATTACACAAACCGTGA